In one window of Polynucleobacter sp. AM-7D1 DNA:
- a CDS encoding TolC family protein — MMTIPFAKRYKLVSILFVSALTGCASVNIDEALQKTNLDSSKFTNGQVVLAKSSDERDVLQGRAQELLAKNLNQSDAVQLALINSPAVQALIAQNWSEAASAAQAGRMSNPYFAFERMVTSPEIEFNRWFVFGLLDLITLPQRKGIADKRIEQAQLRLTTEIIDQVTLVRQAWVRAVAAEQSLKYADQVFRGAEASAELARRMEAVGNLNKITRARQQAFYADSATQFANAKQTSVSRREELVRALGLSEAQAKELKLPNRLPDLPKQPPNTEFIAQQAGVERLDIRLATVTLEAAAKAQGLNNITSFTDIELGFNRGTKFDSASGESTPKQGYEISIRLPIFDWGNMSRDAMNAQTLAAFNRLEGVTRNASSNLRETYSAYRTAYDISQHYRKEVIPVRKAIAEESQLRYNGMIIGVFELIADSRDQVSAVIAAINAQQQFWLTDAALQSSLIGRPTILQVPSVTGAGMLANPAGH; from the coding sequence ATGATGACCATTCCTTTCGCTAAGCGATACAAACTCGTATCAATCTTATTCGTGAGTGCTCTTACTGGATGCGCTAGCGTCAATATTGATGAGGCCTTACAAAAAACGAATCTGGATTCGAGTAAATTTACTAATGGCCAGGTTGTTTTAGCAAAATCGTCAGATGAGCGTGATGTTCTTCAGGGTAGAGCTCAGGAACTGCTGGCTAAGAATTTAAATCAAAGCGATGCTGTTCAGCTTGCCTTGATTAATAGTCCAGCCGTTCAAGCACTTATTGCCCAGAATTGGTCTGAAGCAGCGTCTGCTGCCCAAGCAGGCAGAATGTCTAATCCTTATTTTGCTTTTGAGCGAATGGTTACTAGTCCAGAGATCGAATTTAATCGCTGGTTTGTATTTGGATTATTAGATCTGATTACTTTGCCTCAACGCAAAGGAATAGCTGATAAGCGAATTGAACAAGCTCAATTGCGTTTAACTACCGAAATCATTGATCAAGTTACTTTGGTTCGCCAGGCTTGGGTTCGTGCAGTTGCAGCAGAGCAATCCCTAAAATATGCCGATCAAGTTTTTCGAGGTGCAGAAGCAAGTGCTGAGCTAGCAAGGCGCATGGAAGCAGTAGGTAATCTTAATAAGATTACTCGTGCAAGGCAGCAGGCTTTTTATGCAGACTCGGCTACGCAGTTTGCTAATGCAAAACAGACTTCAGTAAGTCGTAGGGAGGAGCTTGTTCGTGCCCTTGGCTTAAGTGAAGCTCAGGCAAAAGAACTCAAATTGCCCAATCGTTTACCTGATCTGCCTAAGCAACCACCAAACACCGAATTTATTGCGCAGCAAGCTGGCGTGGAGCGGCTAGACATTCGCTTGGCTACAGTGACTTTAGAGGCAGCAGCAAAGGCCCAGGGGCTTAACAACATCACCAGTTTTACCGATATTGAATTGGGCTTTAATCGCGGCACTAAATTTGATTCAGCATCTGGTGAGAGCACTCCAAAGCAGGGTTATGAAATCTCGATTCGACTACCAATTTTCGATTGGGGAAATATGAGTAGGGATGCTATGAATGCCCAAACTTTAGCCGCATTTAATCGGCTAGAGGGCGTTACTCGAAACGCTAGTTCCAATTTGAGGGAGACTTACTCGGCCTATCGAACTGCATACGACATATCCCAACACTATCGAAAAGAAGTAATACCTGTACGCAAAGCCATCGCTGAAGAAAGTCAGCTTCGCTATAACGGCATGATTATTGGTGTCTTTGAGTTGATTGCCGACTCAAGAGATCAGGTCTCTGCAGTAATTGCAGCAATTAATGCTCAGCAACAATTTTGGTTAACAGATGCTGCTTTGCAGTCCTCCTTAATTGGCAGACCAACAATACTCCAGGTGCCTAGCGTTACTGGGGCGGGGATGTTAGCAAACCCTGCCGGACATTGA